A stretch of Leisingera sp. S132 DNA encodes these proteins:
- a CDS encoding putative rhamnosyl transferase, with product MQVIGLCRFSYPALGGFQVEHDTVAERIAYLYAEDRMEERFRLFETVALPSLRAQTDADFDLIIVTGDSLPRQHRDRLHDLTADMPQVRIVAEPPRRHRQVMKEILNAARRNPDQPCLQFRADDDDAVAAEFVQRLRETAADCAGLLEKTPTAAIDFNRGYIAEFGAEGITASEPAVRSYFTAALGMYAGGGVRQTIMNFGHHRIHHHMPSVTITDVPMWVRSHNTYNDSRQRNAGAEALEPLTPKQEREFETMFGIKAAHVRAVFTPQLSGSCG from the coding sequence ATGCAGGTCATCGGGCTGTGCCGGTTTTCCTACCCGGCGCTTGGCGGGTTTCAGGTTGAGCATGACACCGTGGCGGAGCGGATTGCCTATCTCTACGCCGAGGACCGGATGGAGGAACGCTTCCGGCTGTTCGAGACCGTCGCCCTGCCCTCGCTGCGGGCGCAGACCGACGCCGATTTCGACCTGATCATCGTGACCGGCGACAGCCTGCCCCGGCAGCACCGCGACCGCCTGCACGATCTGACCGCGGATATGCCGCAGGTGCGGATCGTGGCAGAGCCGCCGCGCCGCCACCGGCAGGTGATGAAAGAGATCCTGAACGCCGCCCGCCGCAACCCGGACCAGCCCTGCCTGCAGTTCCGCGCCGATGACGACGACGCGGTGGCGGCCGAATTTGTCCAGCGGCTGCGGGAAACCGCGGCCGATTGCGCCGGGCTGCTGGAAAAGACCCCCACCGCCGCCATCGACTTCAACCGGGGCTACATCGCCGAGTTCGGCGCCGAAGGGATCACGGCCTCTGAACCGGCGGTGCGGTCCTATTTCACCGCGGCGCTGGGGATGTATGCAGGCGGCGGCGTGCGCCAGACCATCATGAACTTCGGCCACCACCGCATTCACCACCACATGCCGTCTGTCACCATCACCGATGTGCCGATGTGGGTGCGCAGCCACAACACCTATAACGACTCCCGCCAGCGCAATGCAGGCGCCGAGGCACTGGAACCGCTGACCCCGAAACAGGAGCGGGAGTTCGAAACCATGTTCGGCATCAAGGCCGCCCATGTGCGCGCGGTCTTCACACCCCAGCTGAGCGGATCCTGCGGCTGA
- a CDS encoding DMT family transporter, with product MTPNQTGALLMTGAMAAYTFNDALVKLIGGALPLAQILTIRGIAASFLIYLLARRMGGLHLRLPPRAWGMIALRCAGEVSATYLFLTALMRMPIANVTAVLQVLPLAVTLSAALFLREPLGWRRMAAIAAGFCGMLLIVRPGPEGFSEGALYALASVACITARDLVTRRMPPEVPSMTVTLASSLSVLGFGIALSTAVPWQPVTGMDLLILTGAALFIFAGYLCSVMTMRVGEIAVIAPLRYSGLLWALLLGWLVFGEWPDLLTLAGAAVVAGAGIFTFYRERQISRRIRSAGV from the coding sequence ATGACCCCGAACCAGACAGGCGCGCTGCTGATGACCGGGGCGATGGCGGCCTATACGTTCAATGATGCGCTGGTCAAGCTGATCGGCGGCGCGCTGCCGCTGGCGCAGATCCTGACCATCCGCGGCATCGCTGCCAGTTTCCTGATCTATCTGCTGGCCCGCCGCATGGGCGGGCTGCACCTGCGGCTGCCGCCGCGCGCCTGGGGCATGATCGCCCTGCGCTGCGCAGGCGAGGTCTCGGCCACCTATCTGTTCCTGACCGCGCTGATGCGCATGCCGATTGCCAATGTGACCGCGGTTTTGCAGGTGCTGCCGCTGGCGGTGACGCTGAGCGCGGCGCTGTTCCTGCGCGAGCCGCTGGGCTGGCGGCGGATGGCGGCGATTGCCGCAGGTTTTTGCGGCATGCTGCTGATCGTGCGGCCGGGGCCGGAGGGGTTCAGCGAGGGCGCGCTTTATGCGCTGGCCTCGGTCGCCTGCATCACCGCCCGCGACCTGGTCACCCGGCGGATGCCGCCGGAGGTGCCGTCGATGACCGTGACGCTGGCGTCGTCGCTGTCGGTGCTGGGGTTCGGCATTGCCCTGTCCACCGCGGTTCCGTGGCAGCCGGTGACGGGAATGGATCTGCTGATCCTGACCGGCGCGGCGCTGTTCATCTTTGCGGGTTACCTGTGTTCGGTGATGACCATGCGGGTGGGCGAGATCGCGGTGATCGCGCCCTTGCGCTACAGCGGGCTCTTGTGGGCGCTGCTGCTGGGCTGGCTGGTGTTCGGCGAATGGCCGGACCTGCTGACGCTGGCGGGCGCGGCGGTGGTTGCCGGAGCCGGGATCTTCACCTTTTACCGGGAGCGGCAGATCAGCCGCAGGATCCGCTCAGCTGGGGTGTGA
- the rpoC gene encoding DNA-directed RNA polymerase subunit beta', whose translation MNQEITNNPFNPLTPPKVFDEIKVSLASPERILSWSYGEIKKPETINYRTFKPERDGLFCARIFGPIKDYECLCGKYKRMKYRGVVCEKCGVEVTLQKVRRERMGHIELAAPVAHIWFLKSLPSRIGLMLDMTLRDLERVLYFENYVVIEPGLTDLSYGQMMTEEEFMDAQDAYGMDAFTANIGAEAIRDMLAQIDLESEAETLRAELAEATGELKPKKIIKRLKVVESFLESGNRPEWMIMTVIPVIPPELRPLVPLDGGRFATSDLNDLYRRVINRNNRLKRLIELRAPDIIVRNEKRMLQESVDALFDNGRRGRVITGANKRPLKSLSDMLKGKQGRFRQNLLGKRVDFSGRSVIVTGPELKLHQCGLPKKMALELFKPFIYSRLEAKGLSSTVKQAKKLVEKERPEVWDILDEVIREHPVMLNRAPTLHRLGIQAFEPTLIEGKAIQLHPLVCSAFNADFDGDQMAVHVPLSLEAQLEARVLMMSTNNVLSPANGAPIIVPSQDMILGLYYVTLEREGMPGEGKIFGTIDEVQHALDAGEVHLHTKITARITQIDEEGNEVLKRFETTPGRVRLGALLPKNAKAPFELVNRLLRKKEVQQVIDTVYRYCGQKESVIFCDQIMTMGFREAFKAGISFGKDDMVIPDTKWTIVDETRDQVKDFEQQYMDGLITQGEKYNKVVDAWSKCNDKVTEAMMGTISADKRDENGAVMEPNSVYMMAHSGARGSVTQMKQLGGMRGLMAKPNGDIIETPIISNFKEGLTVLEYFNSTHGARKGLSDTALKTANSGYLTRRLVDVAQDCIVREIDCGTERAITAEAAVNDGEVVASLGERILGRVAADDIKKPGTEEIIVAAGQLIDERMADAVEEAGVQSTRIRSPLTCESEEGVCAMCYGRDLARGTRVNTGEAVGIIAAQSIGEPGTQLTMRTFHIGGVAQGGQQSFLEASQEGKIVFEMPNTLENANGETLVVGRNMKLIIQDEHGEERASHKLGYGSKLFVKEGQTVARGDKLFEWDPYTLPIIAEKPGTAKYVDLVSGLAVRDETDEATGMTQKIVIDWRTAPKGSDLKPEIILVDSNGEPVRSDAGNPLTYPMSVDAILSVEDGQQIMAGDVVARIPREGAKTKDITGGLPRVAELFEARRPKDHAIIAEIDGYVRFGRDYKNKRRIAIEPSDESMEAVEYMVPKGKHIPVQEGDYVQKGDYIMDGNPAPHDILSIMGVEALANYMIDEVQDVYRLQGVKINDKHIEVIVRQMLQKWEISDSGDTTLLKGEHVDKQEFDAANEKALARGKRPAQGEPILLGITKASLQTRSFISAASFQETTRVLTEASVQGKKDKLVGLKENVIVGRLIPAGTGGATQRVRQIAQGRDNVVLEARREEAEAAAALAAPVIDEDVMDAGLDTLVDTPESRD comes from the coding sequence ATGAACCAGGAAATCACCAACAACCCGTTCAACCCGCTGACGCCGCCGAAGGTCTTTGACGAAATCAAAGTCTCGCTGGCCAGCCCGGAACGGATCCTGTCGTGGTCCTATGGCGAGATCAAAAAGCCCGAGACCATCAACTACCGGACCTTCAAGCCGGAGCGCGACGGCCTGTTCTGCGCCCGCATCTTTGGCCCGATCAAAGATTACGAATGCCTCTGCGGCAAATATAAGCGGATGAAGTACCGCGGCGTCGTTTGTGAAAAATGCGGCGTCGAAGTCACCCTGCAGAAAGTGCGCCGCGAGCGCATGGGCCACATCGAACTGGCGGCACCTGTCGCGCACATCTGGTTCCTGAAGTCGCTGCCCAGCCGCATCGGCCTGATGCTGGACATGACCCTGCGCGACCTGGAACGGGTTCTGTACTTTGAAAACTACGTCGTCATCGAGCCGGGCCTGACCGACCTCTCCTATGGTCAGATGATGACCGAAGAAGAGTTCATGGACGCCCAGGATGCCTATGGCATGGACGCCTTCACCGCCAACATCGGCGCTGAGGCAATCCGTGACATGCTGGCTCAGATCGACCTGGAATCGGAAGCCGAAACGCTGCGCGCCGAACTGGCCGAGGCGACCGGCGAACTGAAGCCCAAGAAGATCATCAAGCGCCTGAAAGTCGTGGAGTCCTTCCTGGAATCGGGCAACCGTCCGGAATGGATGATCATGACCGTGATCCCGGTCATTCCGCCGGAACTGCGCCCGCTGGTTCCGCTGGACGGCGGCCGTTTTGCGACCTCCGACCTCAATGACCTGTACCGCCGCGTGATCAACCGGAACAACCGCCTGAAGCGGCTGATCGAACTGCGCGCGCCGGACATCATCGTCCGCAACGAAAAGCGGATGCTGCAGGAATCGGTGGACGCGCTGTTCGACAACGGCCGCCGCGGCCGCGTCATCACCGGCGCCAACAAGCGTCCGCTGAAGTCGCTGTCCGACATGCTGAAAGGCAAGCAGGGCCGCTTCCGCCAGAACCTTCTGGGTAAGCGCGTCGACTTCTCCGGCCGTTCGGTGATTGTGACCGGTCCGGAACTGAAGCTGCACCAGTGCGGCCTGCCCAAGAAGATGGCGCTGGAGCTGTTCAAGCCCTTCATCTACTCGCGTCTGGAGGCCAAGGGCCTGTCCAGCACCGTGAAGCAGGCGAAGAAGCTGGTCGAAAAAGAGCGTCCCGAAGTGTGGGATATCCTCGATGAGGTGATCCGCGAGCACCCGGTGATGCTGAACCGCGCACCGACGCTGCACCGTCTGGGGATCCAGGCGTTCGAACCCACGCTGATCGAAGGCAAGGCCATCCAGCTGCACCCGCTGGTCTGCTCGGCGTTCAACGCGGACTTCGACGGCGACCAGATGGCTGTGCACGTCCCGCTGAGCCTTGAGGCCCAGCTGGAAGCGCGCGTCCTGATGATGTCGACCAACAACGTTCTGTCGCCCGCCAATGGCGCGCCGATCATCGTTCCCTCGCAGGATATGATCCTGGGTCTCTACTATGTGACCCTGGAGCGCGAAGGCATGCCGGGCGAAGGCAAGATCTTTGGCACCATCGACGAGGTTCAGCACGCGCTGGACGCCGGCGAAGTGCATCTGCACACCAAGATCACCGCGCGGATCACCCAGATCGACGAGGAAGGCAACGAGGTTCTCAAGCGTTTCGAGACCACCCCGGGCCGTGTCCGTCTGGGCGCGCTGCTGCCGAAGAACGCCAAGGCGCCGTTTGAACTGGTCAACCGCCTGCTGCGGAAGAAAGAGGTTCAGCAGGTCATCGACACCGTCTACCGCTACTGCGGCCAGAAGGAGTCGGTCATCTTCTGCGACCAGATCATGACCATGGGCTTCCGCGAAGCGTTCAAGGCCGGCATTTCGTTCGGCAAGGACGACATGGTGATCCCGGACACCAAGTGGACCATTGTCGACGAGACCCGCGATCAGGTGAAAGACTTTGAACAGCAGTACATGGACGGCCTGATCACCCAGGGCGAAAAGTACAACAAAGTTGTCGATGCCTGGTCGAAGTGTAACGACAAGGTCACCGAAGCGATGATGGGCACCATCTCCGCTGACAAGCGGGACGAGAACGGTGCCGTGATGGAGCCGAACTCGGTCTACATGATGGCCCACTCCGGTGCGCGTGGCTCGGTTACTCAGATGAAGCAGCTGGGCGGCATGCGCGGCCTGATGGCCAAGCCGAACGGCGACATCATCGAGACCCCGATCATCTCGAACTTTAAAGAAGGCCTGACCGTTCTGGAGTACTTCAACTCCACCCACGGTGCCCGTAAGGGTCTGTCGGATACCGCGCTTAAGACGGCGAACTCGGGTTACCTGACCCGCCGTCTGGTGGACGTGGCGCAGGACTGCATCGTTCGTGAGATCGACTGCGGCACCGAGCGTGCGATCACCGCAGAAGCGGCTGTGAACGACGGCGAGGTCGTGGCGTCTCTGGGCGAGCGCATCCTGGGCCGTGTGGCTGCGGATGACATCAAGAAGCCCGGCACCGAAGAGATCATCGTGGCCGCAGGCCAGCTGATCGACGAGCGCATGGCCGACGCAGTGGAAGAGGCCGGCGTGCAGTCGACCCGGATCCGCTCGCCGCTGACCTGTGAAAGCGAAGAAGGCGTCTGCGCCATGTGCTATGGCCGTGACCTGGCCCGCGGCACCCGCGTCAACACCGGCGAAGCCGTCGGCATCATCGCGGCGCAGTCGATCGGTGAACCCGGTACCCAGCTGACCATGCGGACCTTCCACATCGGCGGCGTTGCCCAGGGCGGCCAGCAGTCGTTCCTGGAAGCAAGCCAGGAAGGCAAGATCGTCTTCGAGATGCCGAACACCCTGGAGAACGCCAATGGCGAGACCCTGGTTGTCGGGCGCAACATGAAGCTGATCATCCAGGACGAGCACGGTGAAGAGCGCGCCAGCCACAAGCTGGGCTACGGCTCCAAGCTGTTCGTCAAGGAAGGCCAGACCGTTGCCCGCGGCGACAAGCTGTTCGAGTGGGACCCCTATACCCTGCCGATCATCGCCGAGAAGCCGGGTACCGCCAAGTATGTCGACCTGGTTTCGGGCCTGGCTGTCCGCGACGAGACCGACGAAGCCACCGGCATGACCCAGAAGATCGTGATCGACTGGCGTACGGCTCCGAAGGGCTCTGACCTGAAGCCGGAAATCATTCTGGTGGACAGCAACGGCGAGCCGGTGCGCAGCGATGCGGGCAACCCGCTGACCTACCCGATGTCCGTGGACGCCATCCTGTCGGTCGAAGACGGCCAGCAGATCATGGCCGGTGACGTTGTCGCGCGTATCCCGCGTGAAGGCGCCAAGACCAAGGACATTACCGGTGGTCTGCCGCGCGTTGCGGAACTGTTCGAAGCCCGCCGTCCGAAAGATCACGCAATCATCGCCGAAATTGATGGTTACGTGCGCTTTGGCCGCGACTACAAGAACAAGCGCCGTATCGCGATCGAGCCGTCGGACGAGTCGATGGAGGCCGTCGAATACATGGTGCCCAAGGGCAAGCACATTCCGGTTCAGGAAGGTGACTATGTCCAGAAGGGCGACTACATCATGGACGGCAACCCGGCGCCGCATGACATCCTGTCCATCATGGGTGTCGAGGCTCTGGCGAACTACATGATCGACGAGGTCCAGGACGTCTACCGCCTGCAGGGTGTGAAGATCAACGACAAGCACATCGAGGTGATCGTCCGCCAGATGCTGCAGAAGTGGGAGATCTCCGACTCTGGCGATACCACGCTGCTGAAAGGCGAACACGTGGACAAGCAGGAGTTCGACGCCGCCAACGAGAAGGCCCTTGCCCGCGGCAAGCGCCCCGCTCAGGGCGAACCGATCCTGCTGGGTATCACCAAGGCGTCCTTGCAGACCCGCTCCTTCATCTCGGCGGCCTCCTTCCAGGAGACCACCCGGGTTCTCACCGAGGCCTCGGTGCAGGGCAAGAAGGACAAGCTGGTCGGCCTCAAGGAGAACGTCATCGTGGGCCGCCTGATCCCGGCCGGCACCGGCGGCGCCACCCAGCGGGTGCGCCAGATCGCCCAGGGCCGCGACAACGTGGTGCTGGAAGCCCGCCGCGAAGAAGCCGAAGCCGCTGCAGCCCTGGCTGCGCCGGTGATCGACGAGGACGTGATGGACGCAGGTCTCGACACCCTGGTCGATACCCCGGAAAGCCGCGACTAA
- the rpoB gene encoding DNA-directed RNA polymerase subunit beta, translated as MAQSFLGQKRLRKYYGKIREVLEMPNLIEVQKSSYDLFLRSGDAAEPLDGEGIKGVFQSVFPIKDFNETSVLEFVKYSFEKPKYDVEECMQRDMTYSAPLKVTLRLIVFDVDEDTGAKSVKDIKEQDVFMGDMPLMTPNGTFIVNGTERVIVSQMHRSPGVFFDHDKGKTHSSGKLLFACRIIPYRGSWLDFEFDAKDIVFARIDRRRKLPVTTLLYALGLDQEGIMDAYYNTVSFKLEKSRGWVAPFFPERVRGTRPTYDLVDAATGEIICEAGKKVTPRAVKKMIEEGSITELLVPFEHIVGKYVSKDIINEDNGAIYVEAGDELTLEYDKDGELIGGSLKELLDAGITDIPVLDIDNVNVGPYMRNTMAADKNLDRNGALMDIYRVMRPGEPPTVEAASALFDTLFFDSERYDLSAVGRVKMNMRLALDAEDTQRTLRKEDIVACIKALVDLRDGRGDVDDIDHLGNRRVRSVGELMENQYRVGLLRMERAIKERMSSVEIDTVMPQDLINAKPAAAAVREFFGSSQLSQFMDQTNPLSEVTHKRRLSALGPGGLTRERAGFEVRDVHPTHYGRMCPIETPEGPNIGLINSLATFARVNKYGFIETPYRVVNEGQVTDEVHYMSATEEMRHTVAQANATLDENGKFINDLVSTRQSGDYTLAPRESVDLIDVSPKQLVSVAASLIPFLENDDANRALMGSNMQRQAVPLLRAEAPLVGTGIEEKVAIDSGAAIQAKRAGIIDQVDAQRIVIRATEDLELGDAGVDIYRLRKFQRSNQNTTINQKPLVKVGDTVAKGEVIADGPSTDMGELALGKNVVVAFMPWNGYNYEDSILISERIARDDVFTSVHIEEFEVAARDTKLGPEEITRDIPNVGEEALRNLDEAGIVYIGADVEPGDILVGKITPKGESPMTPEEKLLRAIFGEKASDVRDTSLRVKPGDYGTVVEVRVFNRHGVEKDERALQIEREEVERLARDRDDELAILDRNIYARLHGMLLGKVAVKGPKGVRAGSPIDQDLLDSLSRGQWWMLALEDEQDAQVVEALNEQYEAQKRALDARFEDKVEKVRRGDDLPPGVMKMVKVFIAVKRKLQPGDKMAGRHGNKGVISKVVPMEDMPFLADGTPVDFCLNPLGVPSRMNVGQILETHMGWAARGLGIKVDDALQEYRRSGDLTPVREAMHHAYGDDVYDEGIASMDEDTLIEAAGNVTRGVPIATPVFDGAKEGDVNDALKRAGFDTSGQSILFDGRTGEQFARPVTVGIKYLLKLHHLVDDKIHARSTGPYSLVTQQPLGGKAQFGGQRFGEMEVWALEAYGAAYTLQEMLTVKSDDVAGRTKVYESIVKGEDNFEAGVPESFNVLVKEVRGLGLNMELLDAEVDE; from the coding sequence ATGGCTCAATCGTTCCTTGGCCAGAAACGTCTACGCAAATACTACGGCAAAATCCGCGAAGTGCTGGAGATGCCGAACCTCATCGAGGTGCAGAAATCTTCTTATGACCTTTTCCTGCGCTCCGGCGATGCAGCTGAGCCGCTGGACGGCGAAGGCATCAAGGGTGTGTTCCAGTCGGTGTTTCCGATCAAGGATTTCAACGAAACCTCCGTTCTGGAGTTCGTGAAATACTCGTTCGAGAAGCCGAAGTACGACGTCGAAGAATGCATGCAGCGCGACATGACCTACAGCGCGCCGCTGAAGGTCACCCTGCGCCTGATCGTGTTCGATGTCGATGAGGACACCGGCGCGAAGTCGGTGAAGGACATCAAGGAACAGGACGTCTTCATGGGCGACATGCCCCTGATGACCCCGAACGGCACCTTCATCGTGAACGGCACCGAGCGTGTGATCGTGTCCCAGATGCACCGCTCGCCCGGCGTGTTCTTCGACCACGACAAAGGCAAGACCCACTCCTCGGGCAAGCTGCTGTTTGCCTGCCGCATCATCCCGTACCGCGGCTCCTGGCTGGACTTCGAGTTCGACGCCAAGGACATCGTCTTTGCCCGTATCGACCGCCGCCGCAAGCTGCCGGTGACCACCCTGCTCTATGCCCTGGGCCTGGACCAGGAAGGCATCATGGATGCCTATTACAACACCGTCTCCTTCAAGCTGGAGAAATCCCGCGGCTGGGTTGCCCCGTTCTTCCCGGAACGCGTGCGCGGCACCCGCCCGACCTATGACCTGGTGGACGCTGCCACCGGCGAGATCATCTGCGAAGCCGGCAAAAAGGTCACCCCGCGCGCCGTCAAGAAGATGATCGAGGAAGGCTCCATCACCGAGCTGCTGGTTCCGTTCGAGCACATCGTCGGCAAATATGTCTCCAAGGACATCATCAACGAAGACAACGGCGCGATCTATGTCGAGGCCGGTGATGAGCTGACCCTGGAATACGACAAGGACGGCGAGCTGATCGGCGGTTCCCTGAAGGAGCTGCTGGACGCGGGCATCACCGACATTCCGGTTCTGGACATCGACAACGTCAACGTCGGCCCGTACATGCGCAACACCATGGCGGCTGACAAGAACCTGGACCGCAACGGCGCGCTGATGGACATCTACCGCGTGATGCGCCCGGGCGAGCCGCCCACCGTCGAGGCAGCGTCGGCGCTGTTCGACACGCTGTTCTTCGATTCCGAGCGTTACGACCTGTCCGCTGTGGGCCGCGTGAAGATGAACATGCGCCTGGCGCTGGACGCCGAGGACACCCAGCGCACCCTGCGCAAGGAAGACATCGTCGCCTGTATCAAGGCGCTGGTCGACCTGCGCGACGGCCGCGGCGATGTCGACGACATCGACCACCTGGGCAACCGCCGCGTGCGTTCCGTCGGCGAGCTGATGGAAAACCAGTACCGCGTCGGCCTCTTGCGCATGGAGCGTGCGATCAAGGAGCGGATGTCCTCCGTCGAGATCGACACCGTGATGCCGCAGGATCTGATCAACGCGAAACCGGCTGCTGCCGCGGTGCGTGAATTCTTCGGCTCCTCGCAGCTGTCGCAGTTCATGGACCAGACCAACCCGCTGTCGGAAGTCACCCACAAACGCCGCCTGTCGGCGCTTGGCCCGGGCGGCCTGACCCGCGAGCGCGCCGGCTTTGAGGTCCGCGACGTGCACCCGACCCACTATGGCCGGATGTGCCCGATTGAGACCCCGGAAGGCCCGAACATCGGTCTGATCAACTCACTGGCGACTTTTGCGCGCGTCAACAAATACGGCTTCATCGAAACCCCCTACCGGGTGGTGAACGAAGGCCAGGTGACCGACGAAGTGCACTATATGTCGGCAACCGAAGAGATGCGCCATACCGTGGCGCAGGCGAACGCGACCCTGGATGAGAACGGGAAGTTCATCAACGATCTGGTCTCGACCCGTCAGTCCGGCGACTACACCCTGGCGCCGCGCGAAAGCGTGGACCTGATCGACGTGTCGCCGAAACAGCTGGTCTCCGTTGCGGCCTCGCTGATCCCGTTCCTGGAAAACGACGACGCCAACCGCGCTCTGATGGGCTCGAACATGCAGCGTCAGGCGGTTCCGCTGCTGCGTGCAGAGGCGCCGCTGGTCGGCACCGGCATCGAGGAAAAGGTTGCGATCGACTCCGGCGCGGCGATCCAGGCGAAACGCGCAGGCATCATCGACCAGGTCGATGCGCAGCGTATCGTTATCCGGGCCACCGAGGACCTGGAACTGGGCGATGCGGGCGTCGACATCTACCGTCTGCGTAAGTTCCAGCGTTCCAACCAGAACACCACCATCAACCAGAAGCCTCTGGTCAAGGTGGGCGACACCGTTGCCAAGGGCGAGGTTATCGCTGACGGCCCGTCGACCGATATGGGCGAACTGGCACTGGGCAAGAACGTGGTCGTCGCGTTCATGCCGTGGAACGGCTACAACTACGAAGACTCCATCCTGATCTCCGAGCGCATCGCGCGTGACGACGTCTTTACCTCGGTCCACATCGAGGAATTCGAAGTCGCCGCCCGTGACACCAAACTGGGGCCGGAAGAGATCACCCGCGACATCCCCAACGTCGGCGAGGAAGCCCTGCGCAACCTCGACGAGGCGGGCATCGTCTACATCGGTGCCGATGTGGAGCCGGGCGACATTCTGGTCGGCAAGATCACTCCGAAGGGCGAAAGCCCGATGACCCCGGAAGAAAAGCTGCTGCGCGCCATCTTTGGTGAAAAAGCATCTGACGTGCGCGACACCTCGCTGCGCGTGAAGCCGGGCGATTACGGTACTGTGGTCGAGGTGCGCGTCTTCAACCGCCACGGCGTGGAGAAAGACGAGCGCGCGCTGCAGATCGAGCGTGAGGAAGTCGAGCGTCTGGCCCGTGACCGGGACGACGAGCTGGCGATCCTGGACCGCAACATCTATGCCCGTCTGCACGGCATGCTGCTGGGTAAAGTGGCGGTCAAGGGCCCGAAAGGCGTGCGCGCGGGGTCCCCGATCGACCAGGACCTGCTGGACAGCCTGTCCCGCGGCCAGTGGTGGATGCTTGCCCTTGAGGATGAGCAGGACGCCCAGGTTGTGGAGGCCCTGAACGAGCAGTACGAGGCGCAGAAGCGCGCCCTGGACGCCCGTTTCGAGGACAAGGTCGAGAAGGTCCGCCGCGGCGACGACCTGCCGCCGGGTGTGATGAAGATGGTCAAGGTCTTCATCGCGGTGAAGCGCAAGCTGCAGCCGGGCGACAAGATGGCCGGCCGTCACGGCAACAAAGGTGTGATCTCGAAAGTGGTGCCGATGGAGGACATGCCGTTCCTCGCCGACGGTACCCCGGTCGACTTCTGCCTCAACCCGCTGGGCGTGCCGTCGCGTATGAACGTCGGTCAGATCCTGGAGACCCACATGGGCTGGGCCGCGCGCGGCCTCGGCATCAAGGTGGACGATGCGCTGCAGGAATACCGCCGCTCGGGCGACCTGACCCCGGTCCGTGAAGCGATGCACCACGCCTATGGCGACGATGTCTACGACGAAGGCATCGCCAGCATGGACGAGGACACGCTGATCGAAGCTGCAGGCAACGTGACCCGCGGTGTGCCGATTGCGACCCCGGTCTTTGACGGCGCCAAGGAAGGCGACGTGAACGACGCGCTGAAGCGTGCGGGCTTTGACACCTCGGGCCAGTCGATCCTGTTCGACGGCCGCACCGGCGAGCAGTTCGCGCGTCCTGTGACCGTTGGCATCAAGTACCTGCTGAAGCTGCACCACCTGGTGGACGACAAAATCCACGCGCGTTCCACCGGCCCGTACAGCCTCGTCACCCAGCAGCCGCTGGGCGGTAAGGCGCAGTTCGGCGGTCAGCGCTTTGGTGAGATGGAAGTCTGGGCTCTGGAGGCCTATGGCGCCGCCTACACCCTGCAGGAGATGCTCACCGTGAAATCGGATGACGTCGCCGGCCGGACCAAGGTCTATGAGTCGATCGTCAAGGGCGAGGACAACTTCGAGGCGGGCGTGCCGGAATCGTTCAACGTTCTGGTCAAAGAAGTCCGCGGCCTCGGCCTGAACATGGAACTCCTGGATGCGGAGGTAGATGAGTGA
- the rplL gene encoding 50S ribosomal protein L7/L12 codes for MADLKALAESIVGLTLLEAQELKTILKDEYGIEPAAGGAVVMAAGGDAGGAAEEEKTEFDVVLKNAGASKINVIKEVRGITGLGLKEAKELVEAGGKIKEGVSKDEAEDIKGKLEAAGAEVELA; via the coding sequence ATGGCTGATCTGAAAGCACTCGCAGAAAGCATCGTGGGTCTGACCCTGCTGGAAGCACAAGAACTGAAAACCATCCTGAAAGACGAATACGGCATCGAGCCCGCAGCAGGCGGCGCAGTTGTCATGGCAGCTGGCGGCGACGCCGGCGGTGCAGCTGAAGAAGAAAAGACCGAATTCGACGTCGTTCTGAAGAACGCCGGCGCTTCCAAGATCAACGTGATCAAAGAAGTCCGCGGCATCACCGGCCTGGGCCTGAAAGAAGCCAAAGAGCTGGTCGAAGCTGGCGGCAAGATCAAAGAAGGCGTGTCCAAGGACGAAGCAGAAGACATCAAAGGCAAGCTGGAAGCAGCTGGCGCCGAAGTCGAGCTGGCCTAA
- the rplJ gene encoding 50S ribosomal protein L10, producing MDRAQKEKVVEELGQIFESSGVVVVAHYAGLTVAEMQDLRARARDANSSVRVAKNRLAKIALEGKPCASMADLLTGMTVLTYSEDPVSAAKVAEDFAKENKKFEILGGAMGENALDRAGVEAVSKMPSRDELIAQIASCIGAPASNIAGAIGAPASNIASILSTIEEKAEAA from the coding sequence GTGGATAGAGCCCAGAAAGAGAAAGTGGTCGAGGAACTCGGCCAGATCTTCGAAAGCTCTGGCGTCGTGGTGGTAGCTCACTACGCCGGTCTGACAGTTGCTGAGATGCAGGATCTGCGCGCACGTGCCCGTGACGCGAACAGCTCCGTGCGTGTTGCCAAGAACAGGCTCGCCAAAATCGCCCTCGAGGGTAAGCCGTGTGCAAGCATGGCCGACCTGCTGACAGGGATGACCGTTCTGACCTACTCCGAAGATCCCGTGTCCGCTGCTAAAGTGGCCGAGGATTTCGCCAAGGAAAACAAAAAGTTTGAGATCCTTGGCGGCGCAATGGGTGAGAACGCTCTGGACCGCGCAGGCGTCGAAGCTGTGTCCAAAATGCCGTCCCGCGACGAGCTTATCGCTCAGATCGCAAGCTGCATTGGCGCACCTGCTTCCAACATCGCCGGCGCAATTGGCGCACCTGCAAGCAACATCGCAAGCATCCTTTCGACCATCGAAGAGAAGGCGGAAGCTGCGTAA